One stretch of Mangifera indica cultivar Alphonso chromosome 9, CATAS_Mindica_2.1, whole genome shotgun sequence DNA includes these proteins:
- the LOC123226530 gene encoding chitinase 2-like — protein MELIKVLCIALLTFQFLFPCNASTPKNSNLFREYIGAEFNNVKFSDVPINSNVEFHFILSFAIDYNTSNSPSPTNGKFNVFWDSDNLSPSQVSSIKSRYSNVKVAVSLGGNTVGNQNAYFNPSSVDSWVSNAVSSLTSVIQQYNLDGIDIDYEHFNADPNTFSECIGSLIKTLKNNGIISFASIAPFDNDQIQSHYMTLWKNHGHLIDYVNFQFYAYDEGTNVTQFMNYFKTQSANYDGGKVLVSFISDGSRGLSPNEGFFEACIMLRSQNELNGIFVWSADDSKANGFLYEKLSQALLAISY, from the coding sequence ATGGAACTCATCAAAGTTCTCTGCATTGCCCTTCTcacttttcaatttcttttcccCTGCAATGCATCGACCCCAAAGAACTCAAACCTCTTTAGAGAATACATAGGAGCTGAATTTAACAATGTCAAATTCAGCGATGTTCCTATTAACTCAAACGTTGAATTCCACTTTATTCTCTCTTTTGCCATCGACTACAACACCTCAAACTCTCCGTCACCCACCAATGGAAAATTCAACGTCTTCTGGGACTCCGATAATCTTAGCCCTTCACAAGTTTCTTCCATCAAAAGCCGGTATTCAAATGTCAAAGTTGCAGTGAGCCTTGGAGGAAACACCGTGGGTAATCAAAACGCTTACTTCAACCCTTCCTCAGTGGACTCCTGGGTCTCCAATGCTGTTTCTTCACTCACAAGCGTCATCCAACAATACAATTTGGACGGCATCGACATTGACTATGAACACTTCAATGCTGATCCTAATACGTTTTCTGAATGCATTGGGTCCCTTATAAAAACGCTCAAGAATAATGGGATAATCTCTTTTGCTTCAATAGCTCCATTCGACAACGACCAAATTCAGAGCCATTACATGACCTTGTGGAAAAATCATGGTCACCTGATAGATTATGTCAACTTCCAGTTTTATGCTTATGATGAGGGAACCAATGTTACTCAGTTTATGAATTACTTCAAGACGCAAAGCGCAAATTATGATGGTGGTAAGGTCCTGGTAAGCTTTATTAGTGATGGAAGCAGGGGTCTATCACCAAATGAAGGGTTCTTTGAAGCCTGCATTATGCTAAGGAGTCAAAACGAACTCAATGGTATATTTGTTTGGTCCGCAGATGACTCTAAAGCAAATGGTTTCCTCTATGAGAAGCTATCACAAGCACTTTTGGCAATCTCTTATTAG
- the LOC123225252 gene encoding chitinase 2-like has product MSVLLCSFPFQYLQCFVFPFHSATTNPYIISHISLIAMEISKLFTTLVIVQASLPNTRLMQAAPTNSKLFREYIGAMFKSVRFTDVPINPNVEFHFILSFAIDYDTSSSPSPTNGKFNIFWDSGNLSPTEVSSIKRLHSNVKVALSLGGDTVGSRFAYFSPSSVDSWVSNAVSSLTHIIKEYNLDGIDIDYEHFKGDSHTFSECIGLLISTLKRNKVISFASIAPYDDEQVQNRYLALWKNYGHLIDYVNFQFYAYDKGTTVSQFMNYFMTQSSNYNGGKVLVSFLSDGSRGLTPDDGFFTACSRLKNQNKLHGIFVWCADDSKANGFRYEKESQALLANPH; this is encoded by the coding sequence ATGTCTGTATTGCTCTGTTCTTTTCCGTTTCAATATTTGCAGTGCTTCGTCTTTCCTTTTCATTCTGCGACAACAAACCCATATATAATATCCCATATTTCACTCATAGCAATGGAGATCTCCAAGCTTTTCACTACCCTTGTCATTGTACAAGCTTCTCTCCCCAACACTAGATTAATGCAAGCAGCTCCTACAAACTCAAAGCTTTTCAGAGAGTATATAGGAGCAATGTTTAAGAGTGTCAGATTCACTGATGTTCCTATTAACCCAAATGTTGAGTTCCACTTCATTCTCTCTTTTGCCATAGACTATGACACCTCAAGTTCTCCCTCTCCTACCAATGGAAAATTCAACATCTTCTGGGACTCTGGCAATCTTAGTCCCACTGAAGTTTCTTCCATCAAGAGACTCCATTCGAATGTTAAAGTGGCCTTGAGCCTCGGAGGTGATACAGTGGGAAGTCGTTTTGCTTACTTTAGTCCTTCTTCAGTAGACTCATGGGTATCAAATGCTGTTTCTTCTCTAACACATATCATCAAGGAGTATAATCTGGATGGAATCGATATTGATTATGAGCACTTCAAAGGTGATTCTCATACCTTTTCTGAGTGCATTGGACTGCTTATATCAACCCTCAAAAGAAATAAAGTTATCTCATTTGCCTCAATTGCTCCATATGATGATGAACAAGTTCAAAATCGTTACCTGGCCTTGTGGAAGAATTATGGTCACCTAATCGATTATGTCAACTTCCAATTCTACGCTTATGATAAAGGAACCACTGTATCTCAGTTTATGAATTACTTCATGACACAGAGCTCTAATTATAATGGCGGCAAGGTGTTGGTGAGCTTTCTGAGTGATGGGAGCCGCGGTTTAACACCAGATGATGGCTTCTTTACTGCCTGCAGTAGACTCAAGAATCAGAACAAACTTCATGGTATCTTTGTTTGGTGTGCAGATGACTCCAAGGCAAATGGTTTCCGCTATGAGAAGGAATCACAAGCATTACTTGCAAATCCGCACTAG